The Primulina huaijiensis isolate GDHJ02 chromosome 18, ASM1229523v2, whole genome shotgun sequence DNA window TTTTGTGCACTTTTCAGCCACATCACCACCACTTGCCGCCCCACTTCCATCGACCCACCACGTGTACTATTGACAGCCATCTTTCCAAATGGTGATTGTGCTATTTTAAatccaaattattttatattttttaatttaattgaaattttaaatgcgCTTTTGTATTTTACAAAAGTCAGTCGATTTTTGGTTTttcaattttgttttcaaactctacatattttttttttaatttttctcactttttcgtaatatataaattttcttgACCACAAATATGTGGACCTAACCTACTCTTTCTGCCTACaagtttgttttaattttttaaagagtatgtctcttgtgatacagtttcatgaatctttatctgtgagacgggccaatcctaccgatattcacaataaaaagtaatattcttaccataaaattaatattttttcatggatgactcaaataagagacccgtctcacaaaatacgattcgtgagatcttcccacacaagtttttgtcttttttaaaaATGGGATTTTTgagaagtatatatatatatatatatatatatgtatgttaaAAGTGCTAGGTGTCGAATGGGAGTGAACTTTCTAGCTCGTCTCTTTGGAAAAAAGCCAACTAAGAAAAGGATAAACAAATAGTAAAGGACTTATATTGTATTATTGTACGTGTTTACAGTTGAAAATTGGACAAGATCTTTTTTTGGGATACGAAAAATTAAAGCCATGACTGACGAGCATttctacttttatttttaaaaatattatttttgatgaGAGTGAAGTACTAGTCTGAGGAGCGACACGACAAAAAATTATTGGTTAACTAATATATTNTCTACaagtttgttttaaatttttatatagtaggtctcttgtgacacGGTTTCACTAATATTTATCAGTGAGACGGgttaatcctaccgatattcacaataaaaagtaatattcttaccataaaaagtaatattttttcattgatgactgcaaataaaagatctgtatcacaaaatacgattcgtgagatcgtctcaaatAAGTTTTTGTGGGATTTTGGAGAAGTATGATGTGGggacaaatatatatatatatatatatatatatatatatatatgttaaagtGCTAGGTGTCGAATGGGAGTGAACTTTCTAGCTCGTGTGTTTGGAAAAAAGCCAACTAAGAAAAGGATAAACAAATAGAAAAAGGACATATATTGTATTATTGTATGTGTTTGCAGTTGAAAATTGGACAAGATCTTTTTTTCGGATACGAAAAATTAAAGCCATGACTGACAAGCATttctacttttatttttaaaaaaattatttttgatgaGAGTGAGTACTTGTCTGAGGAGCGACACGACAAAAAATTATTGGTTAActaatatattttctttcgttatttaatattttttttataaaataaaaataggtGAGCgactttatttttaatcatttattatgtttttttttaataatttagcGTGTGATCGTAATATTTACTAagctttgttttttctttttttaatttatttattattaatatatcaattGGCATTTTGCAAAATAAATCAATGTTTTAATTTCAGTATGTTTTGTTTAGAAATATCTGATGATTagttataaaataataacaaaacaaacataaaaaataataatttattatacattttttaatattaattcaaattataattcgatttttattttattataataatggtAAGAGTATGCTCCGCAGAATATTGTTATATTNGCATTCATATGATCGAGTTTTAATCATATTGATTATTACTATTCACTGAAATTTAATATCCTAGTCTTTAACATCTATTTTTTAACCTATTATAATTTCCAGAGCCAAGTATCTCGAAATTGGATAAGGAAACAAATATCAACGAATGATCTTACAGTTGTTGCACTGAATAAGTATTTGAATAGCATTTTGAGTCACATAGTCTATAAGAGCTCGCTGGAATATTTATAATCAATTATTGTCACATTTATCAATCTATGTTTCTTCTGTGTTAGTTTAATATTGCAAAACTTCTGtcgtaatttttattatttgtatgAATCGTTtctacaaataaaatttgtaattattttaaacaatcAGTCGATACTTCGAAAAGAGATAAAATTCCATACGAAGCATTGTACGagggcaaaaatttgtgtgagacggtctcacgggtcgtattttgtgagacgaatatcttatttgggtcattcataaaaaaagtattattttttattgtgaatgtcggtaggattgacccgtttcatagataaagattcgtgagaNggacaagagatctactcttgTACGAGAATGTGGCATTGAGAACGAGGGTTAGACCCACCCCCAGTTGGGCgacacaaatattttatatttatgtgaaAGAGGTGGTAAGTCTAATAATGTGTGCTTCATTAAACTGATCAACAATTTTCTATAAAAtcctaattttaatatttaatttaaatatataaaagatcAAAGACGTCGAATTTAAGAATTTGAAACGCAACCGAGTTAATTAATGGTGTGAACCAACTTTGGACCGTTGCAtcatttttccatatttttgttTGGGCCTATTATTTTGATTCATTTTGGgctctaattatttttttttcatcctatttattaattaatttatcagaAACGATCgattatatttatttcattgtaaTAAGTTTGATCCTTTTAGGAGGGACTTAAAGAAGTGAATATCTATTAACAACAATTTTTTGGAAAATGGTTCAAATGCCGtcattaatattttcaacaaggaaaaaaaatatttgtataccaTCTTATTTATTGTTAGTGTACATGAGAAATTTACAAGTATTAATTCAGTTTCTTTTTTATTGCATATATGGATGTGTGAGGTTTTTTCGATATCACTCAGGATCGAATTCAGACATTTTCTCTATCGAAGAgatttattcaataaatttagcAATGAGAGGAGCAAGCATACATACTTCTAGTTTTAGGAAAGGACTACAAGCATGTTAACGTGGGTTAATGAGATCCTACGACGATGGTATTGTCTTAACTACAAATCAAATAGTCATCATAGGCCCAAACATGTGATGTCTATGCTTCATCccacataaaaacatttttttaccCAATGGTAGGTTGAATTAAACCATTAGCGTGCATAACTATGCACAAAAACTTCCTTAAAAAACAACACTTAAAAACCGATATCAGGAAAACGATCTTGCAACCTATAAGTTATGTATCCCAAATTGAGCCTTATCAATGACAAATTAGATCGATTATTCTGTGTGTGTgggtgtgtgtgtatgtatggTCGATTCGACCTATATATCATTAGATTCTAAATTTATTCTTACATGTGAGGTCCATGATTTTTTCATGAACACTACCGTGAGAATGGGTAAAGACTGTTGGATGCAAATACGTCTGGAAACTTCTTCGTATGAtatcaatttaaatttaaataaaaaaataagtattatttacaaaaattataaaatgttcAATAAAAGTCATGTCTGGTTCGACCCTTTTCCAATAGGCTTGTCTGTCTGTATAAATGGAAAAAATTATTGCAATAGAATAGaaattagacaaaaacttgtgtgagacggtcttatgagtcgtattttgtgagacatatattttatttgggtcatccatgaaaaagaattactttttatgctaataatattattttttattgtgaatatcggtaagattaacccgtctcacagataaagattcgtgagaccgtctcacaagaatcCTGCTctagaaattatatatatgtgtgtgcaaaaatttaaattagctGTGGCCCGCCCTAGTTGTGCAAAAAACCTGGAAGCCGAAATATAAATAGATGAGAAGAAGATGACAACTTTGACTCACGGATCTTCAATCACCTTTGAATTCAAATTATTCACGAACCAAATTCAACTATCTTGCCTGCATATATGGACCACAACACGTGACCCAACCATGTAAgttcaaatttattttcttggatATTTCCGAGCGATTGGATCTCACATCAATCCTTGACAAATTTTCCGAGAttgaatttatttgaaattcatttatcaAGTATAATCTCAAACTAAGAGCATTCCCATCGGGAGCGGAGCTCCGGGGTGAGCTGTCAACGATGTCCTAAGTATCCGCAATATCCCATTCCTAGAGCTGCAACTTGCACGCAAAAGGGTTCACATGGCCGGCCTTTGTATATATAGATGATAAATGATTGTGAAAAACTTACACTTCAATTATCAGCTAACAGAGAGAGTCTAGATAGAGATGGGAATTTAGTTTCTTTTTCGATTTCTAACTACAAATCAACAATGTCTGAAATATCACCAGCTAGTACTTCTTGGCAGCttaatttcaaatctttgtttCATGTTTTGATGGTCATATTGACATGGTCTTGTGTGGTTGGAGGTGATGAAATAGTGAGCACCAATGCAGCTAATCCCAGAGTGCAAGTTGGGAACATTTCAAAAGTGGAAGATGCTGCGTATCTGCGCATATACTATGGCCAAACTTTCAAAGTTATCAAGAACGGACTTGATGGCAGGAGTTACCTCCTCATCCAGGTACAACAATTCACGTTTTGATGGCGAAATTCGACGCTAAAACCGAACATTTTGATGTTATTTATGGTTTTGTGTAGAATAATTCGAGAATGGCTGCTAAAACAAAATATTGCACGCCACGGATAAACTCATTCGTCATTCCATTAGCTAACTTTTCAGTTGATACGCTAAATTTTCCAGGTATGCGATTTGATAATTTAATGGCATATATATCTTCCTTGATTACTAAttgtttttctcttctttttttccccCCTGCTATATGAGCAGTTTCTTTTTTCGAGGTGAGAATTTGCTATGCTGTtaaagtaattttaaatttttttttgggaaattaTTTTAGTTAACTTGGTTTATATTTGACACTGATTTAGCTGCTAGGCTTACTTGGAATTTTGAAGGGAATCACATCAGAATCTGTGGCTTCTGAATGCGTGCTGAAACTATACAACAATGGTCAACTTCAAATGATCAACAAAACTCAGCCTCTATCGCTCAACAAGTTTGTGGCTCACTTCATCAGCAACACCGATCAATCTCAATCTTGCAACTTCGCAACTTTTCTTCCAATGGGTGAGGAAACCCCTTTGCaggtatgtgtgtgtgtgtgtgtgttatgaCCTTTATTTACATACACCATTTGATCAAGAAACACAGAAAACTTTCACTTAATGAAATGTGCAGCAAGCTGAGTGGATCAAGTACTTGGGAGTCTTTGCGAATTTAGAAACCAGGGCGAATCAAGTCTATGATGTGGTAATATATATGACTTGAATTTAATTTCCTGCAGGACTTGAAGAATATatttatcatcaaaatctttaattaattttacagATCAAAAGCAATTACATGTGCCTGAGCAAAGCAGCAATGAACAAAAAAGCCTCGTTCAAACCCGTAGTCGCTTGGATGGACTACAACAACGTGAGCTCGttgaatatatatgttttaattatttttctgtGAATTGGGtgttatgttttatttaatacTCGTTGTATTGGTGCAGGGCGTGTGGTCTTTTACAAGAGATAAATACAAGCTGAaggtatatataaataataaaattgatatatattgtaTACTGTAtgcatattttcattttatactTATATTTCTAACTTGTTTTATTACTAATCTTCATGCATGCAGTATGTGGAGGATTCAGGAGGGGAGAATGTCGACGATTCGATCAATAAAGTTACATATAACATCTCTGTACCTGACGACTTAGACGTATTCAATGCCATCCTATGTGTCAGTAATTACATCAATGTCCTTGATTCTCATTTATTTTACTCAAATTACATATATttggaaattaaaaataatgcatATTATTTTGGAAgttttttgaaatgaaaatttaattttctctttaaatcaTTGATTAGACTATAGATGTGGTGTTAGATGAAACCAGTACGTCTGAAGCAGTGTCCTACACTGCCTCCACCTTTCTGCAAAATTTGAATGTGGAGGATCAATCTTGCTTCGCTTTCATGGCTTCACAAAGCCTGTGGAGATATGACAAAAGATATTATCAAAATTCCGTCGCGCTCGGTATTACCTACCTTCGACGACATTTTTTAGTATTTAGACGtctcgatatatatatatgtgatagTTGTTGATGTTTCG harbors:
- the LOC140964046 gene encoding uncharacterized protein, giving the protein MINDCEKLTLQLSANRESLDRDGNLVSFSISNYKSTMSEISPASTSWQLNFKSLFHVLMVILTWSCVVGGDEIVSTNAANPRVQVGNISKVEDAAYLRIYYGQTFKVIKNGLDGRSYLLIQNNSRMAAKTKYCTPRINSFVIPLANFSVDTLNFPVSFFELLGLLGILKGITSESVASECVLKLYNNGQLQMINKTQPLSLNKFVAHFISNTDQSQSCNFATFLPMGEETPLQQAEWIKYLGVFANLETRANQVYDVIKSNYMCLSKAAMNKKASFKPVVAWMDYNNGVWSFTRDKYKLKYVEDSGGENVDDSINKVTYNISVPDDLDVFNAILCTIDVVLDETSTSEAVSYTASTFLQNLNVEDQSCFAFMASQSLWRYDKRYYQNSVALDWYDGAISQPHLVLADLIEALFPTGNYTGTYFRNIAKGEGVVDVGPEMCNRESDVAMEPVIIDCE